In the genome of Hippocampus zosterae strain Florida unplaced genomic scaffold, ASM2543408v3 HiC_scaffold_23, whole genome shotgun sequence, the window CGCCCCCGTtctagctcacacgtaccgttttaaagtgcttccctgggccctcgaGATTCTTATTCTTTCCCCGCGcgctcggtgaattgtacatgaaacaaactccgAATGATAACGAAAAaagacaagctgcaattgcagactgctgagggcgaacaacttcctgtgatgcaggtcacacgccaccgtcggttaaagatttacctgctttgttttattttattttttgaatacttttttctgaaaatgagactgataggatgattagggtgcagtgtaaattaacttaaaaaatatagtTCTAAcacgcacaaagacacacaccttgttgtttgttttttccgcgATTCAGTCCGCGATGTCGAAGTAATGGGCACCCCCGCTGACTGGTGACAGGATACTTGAAAtatctcctctttcatcgataacagcttcaaacaacaaagtgtatgcagaaaaagtggtgaagactgcgtgactgtgtgtgtctttgtcacgttgtacccgaagcgataggacaatcgcttcgtgtacaacaaaaaacaaccagtagtggatccccgaaatagcagacacagaaagggtttgtcagagaacaaaagaggtttaatacaaaacacaaaatacccgtccggaagaacaacaaaaagcgctggtcaaaataaggaccaggaaataaataaggagacaacagaaaacgcttgcgaaaaaatagcaaggataaTAATTTAGGTGAACGAATATGATCTCACACAAGAGGGTTTCAaggcgcgcaataacagccacaaggctttaAGGCAAAGTCGAATAGTaaatgggcgagagaattggcacggcgtggaatactccggcagtgagtcgactgccagagcgcccaaataaagcatgtgtccccaatgggtgacaggtgtgcaggggGCAagcaaatgtattattttgtcattttatgtttactgttctgttgatggcggagcgggtacccgcagcggctcctctctctcttgtGGTTGAGCGGAAAGAAATTTCACCTGtgctgtatgaaaaaaaaactattttgtgttgtatttgttttgtgaagGCAATACTTTGTTTTTAGGCAATACCCTTCCCACCCACCCTCAAttctgctgctgtagattggaaatttccccagtgtgggcaaataaaggttttattatcTTATCTCATACGATATATGGGACaccatatctctctctctcttgattctttggggaggggggcttgTACATACAGTGCATGTTCCCACTTACATATTTGACATACTTTGGAAAGTAGCCGctctaacgcggttcactttccgcagcttcactgtttcacagattttattTAGTGCCATATACTTTTTAGTGCTTTTCACCCTTGAAATCAGAACGCATCGGCGGCGACGTGCCTCgatagtacagtatttccaaaaactatgatatttatttaaaacgtttgttttttttgtaatagggCCTGAAAAGAAGAtttggtctttgatttcattgtatatatagttaaatactgtataatgactgtaaaaaaataaaattcacgacttcacggatttcgtttatcactggttctttttggaacgtaacccccgcgataaacgagggattacggTATCCATACACTCGACTCTGAATGCTTGGTAAGGGGTGTCGTTTGACCTCTACAGTTTTACATCTGTctgtgattgattggcaacGAGTGGGAGCGACGTGTTCAATGTGTTCTGTTATGGTCACTGGCTTTGTCTTTTGGACCCCCCTCCctctactcaactcaactcaactgtatttatagagcactttaaaacaaccatttctgtatacaaagtgccgtatgtggagcaaatatcatatatccaacaataaaacagcaagttcataacaaagacagtaaaatGACGCAACTCACGACAAAGGGCAAATACAAACGTACATAACGTTTCAAGTTGAAACGTTATGTTGCAAAACGCCTTCCTTGATGTTGCCAGTTAAAGTACAGCACAGATGCAAGCAGTACATTGCGCTTTACTGGGGTCATTTGCCTTTCTTTCGATTTCACGATGACAACAACCGCTTTGTTATTGGTATACACCTTTGATATGTGTCCCCCGCTGAATCCCCTGTAGCACCGCCCGTTCCCATCTTTGTGATGGCTCATTGGCGAACTGAAAGGGCAGCCCTTTTTCTTTCAACTCTTCATGTTGTTCCGTGTGAACTGTGCTTAAATTCGGCAGCCAAGCCCGCTGGCTTCATCACATCGGAGAGTCATTCCACCTGACCAGAAAAGTAATTCCACCTGACCAGAGCGTATCTCTTCTCCTCGTGACGGACCACGGTAGCAGTCACCATGTCGCCATGTCTGCTGATGGCCTGTGTGCTCAGCTTGTTCGGGTCTTCGGTCATGTGTAAGtatggaagagaaaaaaaatgcctggtcCCTTAGAAGAGTCTTATTTACCAGTCGATATTTTGTATTAACTTTAATATGATTCATTCTGCAAGTCTGTCATGTATACAACAGGGATGTCCAAAggtttgatgcaaaaaaaatggaaggatgaaaggcCCCCTTAAAATTCATCAACTTTTTTAAGCTCAAGTCAGTCAAGAAAGAAATTATACATTGTTTGTACTGCTCGTTTCATCGGCTTTCTGTTCAAGGTGTTAAGGAAAGTagctgatttttttgggggtgcctAACACCCCTCTTAACAACAGCCCAATCGCTTGGCCATAAACagaaccaaaaaagaaaaaaaaaaaaacgaaggtgACCAGTTACCCGAGTATCATTaatgtaagatatcctttatttgtcccacaatggggaatgTGACGTCTGGATCAATCAGCCATCaagcacaaagtggaagaaactaTTTTTGTCTCTTAAAATAGAATGATCTTTATTCACTGcagtgttttgaagataaaaATGCTGTTCTTATCATGATAATGGCTTAATTGTATGTTTTTAGAcgtttttttgggtcatgtGCCGGGCCACTAGGGGTCCTCGGACCACAGTTTGGACACCGcttgtataagataagataagaaatacctttattagtctcacaatggagaaattcccaattcaccgcagcaaagttatgaaaggaagaagactCAGGAGCGGTTGGCCAAAAGACTGCCAAGCCACCTCCTGCTGATACAAAGAGCACCCCCTGAATGAAAGCCCCTGTCAAACGACCGCTCAAAATGTGTCTGTCCTCAGGCGTTGAGAGCGGCTTGTGGAAGAGATATGGCACGGGTTGCTTCCGCTTCTTCAGCATGCCCAGATGTTGGCATCAGGCCGAGGATCACTGTGTCCAAGAGGGTGGTCACCTGGCCAGCTTCCACGCACACCACGAGGTGGTGTTCTTGAATGGTGAGCATTACGATTTGGGGAGTCCTGCCAATGGCAGGACACAATGCTTCACGACGTCCACCTATGTGAGTCGTGTTCTTGTGCTCAAACTAATTGCtgtgagtgttgttgttgtccgcCTTTCCCAAAGGCCTGAGCGAGGGCTCCGCGAACACATGGGTGGGAATGCATATCGGCTGGTACACCTATTGGCTTTTCTGGTGGAGGAAGACCCTTTCATTTACTGACGGAAGCTCTGTGGTAAGTAAATGATTTGCCGCATTCTTATTTATTTGGCAAAAAGTAAGATCTGGGGTGATAACAAGAAAAAGGTGGAAATATCAACATTGTTGGTAGTGGATGGAAGTGAAGTGCTGATCTTTCAAAGTGAATTTAAACAGGGAATGACAGCGTACTGGCGTCCAAACATTTgaacaataaaaatcaattttaaactCTGGTGAAGCTTTATTGCAAGGACATTGTTGGAATTTGCCAATAAGATGAGAAAACCCGGACTAAAACCAAGGTCACAAGGCTAGAAAAGCACACAACAGAAAGATACATTTGATGGGAATGTGTGCGCTCAACCTAATGTTTTAGGCAGTCAAAGGATCCAAAAATAAAGGACATCATGccgcacacacacttgctctTGGTGTCAGTAATAAGTTTTAGCTGCAAAAatgtactttgaaaaaaaattcaaccaccAGCAGCATGGAGTCTATTGACATgtacactcaactcaactgtatttctcgagcactttcaaacagccatcactgcatacaaagtgctgtacatggagcaattaacatatccaacaaacagtaaagcaaatcggtaacaaagacggtagaaagcaccgaacagcaaaaccaagaacaaatcttaagtcatgctgagtcaaatgccaaagaatacaagtgactatagaacagtgaaacaactcgGGTCAAATGTACCCAAGAAATGGAGGGTAATCCTCTGCAGCCCCTTGAATTGGGTACGTGTTAAATCATCTATTTTTATCAAAAGAGTGTAAAAATCTTAATGAGCAAGTCATTCATTACATTTCTAGTCCAGGCTCCCCAAAAAtcatttgttactttggataatTGTCGAGGTGGTTGTTTAGTGTCACAAGGGCTATGAGGAACATGTCCTGAAACCGACACGTGCTCAAATCACATTCGTCCCTTGTAATGTACAGGACTTCCTCGATTGGGATCCTGAGCCATGGCACCATGAATGCGTTGTGGTGAGAGGGAACCGACGTCTCACCGACATGGATTGCGGCAAAGCCCTGCCATTCATTTGTCAAAAAGGTCCGAGAGTCATGAATGCGTCACGTACTTGGCCTCTTAGGGAATGTGTGCGCTCAACCTAAATTCCTTTCCTGCAGACCATGGCTTCCCTTGTTGTTCCCCATGTCCTGCGTGCACCTGTGATAAGTGTCCTTGTCCCAAGTTGGAGTGTCGTCCTTGTAGTTGTCCTGAGTGTCATTGTGCTACTTGTGCCCCTCCTACCACCTGTCCTCCTGTCCCCCGTCTGACCTGTCCGACTAATCCTCCTATGACTACCTGTCCCAGTCTTCCCACGTGTCCTCCTCCCCAGCTGCCAACATCAGGACCAGGTAATGTCACACACTGGAGTGAAAACTCTTCTCTGACGCACATGCCTGATGACGCGGAAGGTCCGGTTCTACTTCTTTTGGCGCCTCATCCGGTGAGTTTCGGACTTGTGGTGTGTATTATGCACGACAGCCCTTTTTCAGAGCGAGGAGTAGTTCTAACATTGGACTgttattgaattttatttttgactgtAACAAATCGTGTGCGCGCAGGATGGATTCAGAGTTGACCTTTTGGGGCTGCTCGGTGTGGGCAGCAGCATCGCCATCAGAGGACAAGTCATACCGATGGCCGAAGAGTACGTAGCCTCCCAACCTCCGTTCCCACAAGGAATTCAGTTCCCGCGACATGTTTGTGCGTCAAACAAATTGTTTTGAACCGGAAGATCCCGTGTTATCTTTTTAAAGATGCGAGTATGTTCTACTTTGGAATGTATCGAGATACCTATGCAATGACCTTTTAGTGGAGATAGATCAGAAGGAAATGGCACATTGCCAGGCCTGACAAGTTGATTTGAATGCACATCAAGTGACAACCTGAAAATCTGTTGCACTATCCTCTCTTGAACTGATGCCAAATGTAATCGCATCATTGGTCACTGTCACAACGAAGCGTCCTTGAATCGTTTCGCAACCCACACATCGAAATGCCGACCAAATTGTCTTTTGTACATTCCTAGTTTGAAGACACCTGAATGAGTAAATATTGCAGGTTGATGTTCGAGCTGGTCGCGGCCAACGACACTGCACTGCTCCTGGTCTTTCGCGTGAAAGACGAAAAGATTCTTCTGACCGCCGACCTGAATGGGACCAAAAATATCGACGAGAAAGAGATGGACTCTTTCCTCTTTGGACCTGGACACAACTTTGAGGTCAGCTCAATCACGACGTCGACGGTGTCATTTGGCATACATCTCCATGACTGCCGTAACTGTTTATTGGTGGACAGCAAGGTGGTCTGATGGTCATTTACATCAATTTCAGTGCACCATACGTATATACCAGAGACCTCTTGACAACCAGCCCATCGTTTTGTCTAGAATTGACAGTGAAAGAGCTCTTCGCCAGCACATTGCTCATACTGCTGTCGTGTCATTCAGGTGATCATCCGGTGC includes:
- the LOC127594731 gene encoding galectin-4-like, producing MTTCPSLPTCPPPQLPTSGPGNVTHWSENSSLTHMPDDAEGPVLLLLAPHPDGFRVDLLGLLGVGSSIAIRGQVIPMAEELMFELVAANDTALLLVFRVKDEKILLTADLNGTKNIDEKEMDSFLFGPGHNFEVIIRCHVDRFHLSVDGAQQLEVVNWVGDPQSITALTIGDTLLLKDVRLK